Part of the Halalkalibacter krulwichiae genome is shown below.
AAGTAGCTGAAGGTTATTATCAATTTGAAGGAAAAATGCAAAGTTTACGAGTTCAGAATCAAATTAATCTAAACTTAACCCCATCGTATTTGAATGGAACATTAAGTGAAAACGAGGAATATCTCAGAATTCTTACCTATTATATGAATGGTGAGAATTATTCTCCTTTGCCTCTAGTAGATTTGCTAGATTTATGGTTGGAAGATCAATTAGGTTTGCTGTTCTTCTTCGTAATATTTTAGACCCTGTTGAATTGCAAACCATTGCACAGACGATTTGTATATTCAGCAATTTCAAGCTTTTATTGTTCAAAATGAGCAAATGAAAGGACATCTGCGCTTTTCTCCACCAGGAATTTCAAGGCAGCATCGTTTTTCTAGAGAAGTAGGACAGACAACGATTAATATGTATAACTTCATTGTTAATGTTGTAAAAATGTATATGGAGACTGAAATATTCAATAGAACGACTTTGCGTTTTCTTGAACATCATTTCCCTGAGAGCTGTTATTTCATTCGAAAACTAAGCTTTTATGCACCTGAGTTAAGCCAACAAGCCGGAAATTGTCCTTTGACGAAGCCGTCATTTGAATAATAGGAAATACTCTATGCCCAATTCGAGAACATGAATCGTATTGGGCTTGTTTGTGTGGCTGGAACAGTAGTTGTTTTCTAATCATCGATTTTGAAACGGGAATTCAACTAACTTTTACAAATAATGATCCAAATACAGAAGGTGGATTTTAAAAAATATATATATGGAATATAATGGGAGAGAGTGAGGGGGATTTAGTGAAGCGAAATAAAACGTATTTAGTAATAAGTGCAGTGCTGTTTGGTCTATTGCTTGTGACAGTAGCTTATGAATTGTTTGGTAACAATGATCCGTACAAATTCCATACGGGGATTGGAGACCACTTTTCACTTTCATCTGATGATTCATCTGTACTCTTTTCCTACTATCTAAATGGAAGTGAAGCGATTTATCGTGCCGATCTAAATGGAAGCAATGTAGAGCAAATAACTGGACATACTGATCAAAGACACCGAAGCCCAGATCATTCAGCCGATGGAAATTACATTCTTTATTTATCGAGAAATAAGGAAGGCGTGCAAACGCTTTATGTAGCAGAGAGGATGGGGGGAATCCGTTAAAGCTTACCAATGAAGAGCATCATGTCATTGATGCTGTCTTTTCACCGGTTGAAGACCGTATTTATTATGTTGCAATGTCAGCTTCAGATTTAAATAAAGCTGAAGGAGAATCAGTGAGTGGAAGCAACATTTATACGGTAGATCTTTTAGGAGAGCATCATGAACAGTTAGCAACAAGTATCCAACCGCATATAAACACTCTTGTATTTTCAAAAGATGGCGAGGAATTATACTATAGTGTATTTACCGGTAATCGAGATACAGTCTATGCTTTTTCAATTCATGATCAAAATGAAAAATTAGCTGATTTTAAGCATTTGTTTCCAAGGGATACCTATTTAGCCTCTTTTGATGTGTCAACAGATAAAAACTCAGTCCTGTATACAGGAATATCTGAAGCATCATTAACTAGTAATCTATTTAAATATGAATTATATATGAAGGATATTGCTAGCGAACAAACAACCAAACTGACAGAGCTAGATTCGCTTGTTCATGCTCCAATCTTTTTTCATCAATCTAATACAGTCGCCTTTTTGCAAGATTTAAATTGGCCTATAAAGCCAGAAATGTATCGTTTTATGACATTGGATCTTGAGACGAAAGCGTTACAACAATTAGAGTTTGAGTTACCTGAATCAGTAGTAAAGTATTGGTTTTTCAAGACGGTCGATCGTGTTATAAATGGTTGGACAGTTGCTTCCTTATATGTTTTATTTATAACTGCTCTTACTCTTCATTTTCATAAGAAGCAACGAAGAACTTATATACCTACGATGACTAGTTTTGGTGTATCTATCTTTTTATTTCTTAGTAGTTTTGTTGTAGCAGGCATGACGAATCCTTGGTATGGAATAGGGATTGCAATGTTGGCAGGAGCTATGTTTTTCTGTACTTTTATCGTGTTATTATTTGCCTTTATATTAAGAAAAAGAATGAAGAACTAATGATTTTTTATCAATTTGAAAGGAGGGAGGCTCTTTGTTGAAAAACAAAGTGGTTTTGTTAGCGGCAATCTTACTAATAGTCGTCGCTGCTGTTATACGGTTCAATCAAATCCAGGAAAACCACGAAGCTAATAAAGTTATAGCAGAAAATTGTATAGATAATGAAGGTACTGTTATTATTCAAGAGGGACTGTTCTTTACATTGACTTCGGTAACTTGCGAAGAAGGATTATAGGAAAGATGAAAGATGTGTTTATTGAAATGATAAAGTGTAAGTTATAAAGTGGAATTCTTCCTTCCTAACCTTTATGATTTATAAAGAGATTGAATAAGTAATGTGGGTAGTCAATTCGTTAAATTGGAAAAATCTGATATAATTGGAATGGTTATTTCGGAGAACGAAGAAAAGGGTGTGAGGTGTGATCATGGTAAAAGTATTATTATTTGATTTAGACGGAACGTTATTACCAATGGATACAGAGAAATTTGTGAACCATTACATAAAAGAGTTAGCTCCGAGAGTCTCCCATATTTTAGATCCTCAAGTATTTGTGAAAGCCTTGCTGACGGGAACGGATGCAATGATGAAAAACCTTGAACCTAACAAGACAAATGCACAAGTGTTTGAAGACACGTTTCTACCGCTTGTTTCCTTACAAAAAGAAGAAATTTGGCCAGCGCTTGATGAATTTTATGAAAAAGTCTTTCCGACATTTTCCCACCTATCAAGTCCGACTCCGCTCGCAAAAAAATTGGTAGAAGAAGCATTAAACCAAGGATTTCGCTTGGCGGTAGCGACGAATCCTGTTTTTCCTAAAGCTGCCATTTACCATCGCTTAAAGTGGGCGGGGATCGATGACATTCCATTTGAAATAGTCACTGTTTATGAAGAAATTTCTTTTACGAAACCACATAAGGAATACTATCTAGAAATTGCTAATCGCCTTGGGGTAGAACCAAATGAATGTATAATGATTGGAAATGATAAGCAAGAAGATATGTCAGCAAGTAGCATCGGAATGAAAACATTTTTAGTTGAAGGACATGTTATTGATCGTGGTCAACCTCAATTTCGAGTAGATGAACAGGGGACATTAGAGCAATTGTACGAAAAGGTGAAAAATAGACAAGGGTTGTTTTCATAATAGTAGTGCCTGTGCTATTGTTCTTATAACACAGGCACTTTCTATGCACATTAATCGTTCTTTGTTTTGGCTTTAATTAAGAATTCAAGTCAGATAGGCCAGGGCTATGTTCATTAGGCATCTCAGGAAGGTCAGGAACAGGGTAGCCTTCAGGTGGGGCGATAACGTGCAATTCATTGCTGTTTCGACTAGGTGATTCTCCTTTGAAAATGTCGCCAATTTGCGTCTGATCTAGTCTAAAATTGAATTGGGCATTATGGAAGCCCATGTCAACATATTAATATCATAATTTGGAATTGGGAATAACTTGCCCCAATCAACTCCAAGTGTCTCGAGTGCTTTGGCAAACGCGTTTTGATGTGCATTGTCACGCACGATTAAAAAGGCTAAAGTCTCTCTAAATGTCTTATTTGAACTCATTTCGTAAATTCTCGATTTTTGTAGGACGCCGGTTGATTCAAGAACCAAATTATCTAGCAAGTCACTAATTAGGTTTCCATGGCTGTATACATATGCACCTGTCCAAGGATTACCTCCTGCATCTACAGGTAGCGAAGATTGTGCCCCCATTATGTAATGGTGCGGGTTTGCATGTTCTTTAACAGCATCTTCTAAAGGCGCACCATCTGTTCCAACATTCCCAACTCCCTCTTCCCCAGAACCATTTAGTAATTGATTAATCGTTGTTTGAACAAGTTCGACATGACTAATTTCTTCTAAAAAAATA
Proteins encoded:
- a CDS encoding DUF2935 domain-containing protein, producing the protein MAQQYIDAFGHLRQKLIHFNKQEAVTSSRMMEFAKEVYQVAEGYYQFEGKMQSLRVQNQINLNLTPSYLNGTLSENEEYLRILTYYMNGENYSPLPLVDLLDLWLEDQLGLLFFFVIF
- a CDS encoding HAD family hydrolase, which codes for MVKVLLFDLDGTLLPMDTEKFVNHYIKELAPRVSHILDPQVFVKALLTGTDAMMKNLEPNKTNAQVFEDTFLPLVSLQKEEIWPALDEFYEKVFPTFSHLSSPTPLAKKLVEEALNQGFRLAVATNPVFPKAAIYHRLKWAGIDDIPFEIVTVYEEISFTKPHKEYYLEIANRLGVEPNECIMIGNDKQEDMSASSIGMKTFLVEGHVIDRGQPQFRVDEQGTLEQLYEKVKNRQGLFS
- a CDS encoding DUF2935 domain-containing protein, with translation MYIQQFQAFIVQNEQMKGHLRFSPPGISRQHRFSREVGQTTINMYNFIVNVVKMYMETEIFNRTTLRFLEHHFPESCYFIRKLSFYAPELSQQAGNCPLTKPSFE
- a CDS encoding TolB family protein; protein product: MKRNKTYLVISAVLFGLLLVTVAYELFGNNDPYKFHTGIGDHFSLSSDDSSVLFSYYLNGSEAIYRADLNGSNVEQITGHTDQRHRSPDHSADGNYILYLSRNKEGVQTLYVAERMGGIR